The nucleotide sequence AGCCTCGTCTCTATAAAATATAGAGACGAGGCTTTGCTCGCGGTACCACTCTAATTGGTTAATCAAACTACATTAACCCTCTCATTTTCGATGGCCATCACCACCTATCTGCATAACGGGAGAAATCCGGCACCCCCTACTTACTTCGTGTGTTCAGGGAGCAGCTCTTGGATGAGTTCAAAGGCCATAACTGTCGATTTTCACCAACCATCGACTCTCTGAAAAGATTATAAACCTCCTACTATTTCCAATCTTCGCTTTTTCATTATGTAATTATATGCCATACTATATGAGTGAACTCTAGTTGTCAATATAAAATTAACTGAATAGTTATATTATTCCTGCGATCATTTCAACTGTTTCCTTTTTTTACGTAAAATAGGCCTGTTCTGTTAGATGCTTTACACTGCGCCATATCCCATCACATCCCAAAAACCAGCAGCCAGGCATTCCTATTTACTTTATTGATTAAACTGAGCGTTTATTCGTTAATATTTTTGAACTCTTTCATCGTTTCACTAATTTTCAATTGAGTCTCCGTTACTAAGCTTTGCAAGTTCTCTGTGATGTCACTTACCTTCACCACTTCTTGGGTTATATTCTCAACGTTATTATTCACTTTAACGATAGCATCTGAAACATTTCCTGCTAATTTTCGAACTTCATCAGCTACCACTTTAAAACCTTTTCCGTGCTCACCAGCACGTGCTGCCTCTATAGCAGCATTTAAAGCTAACATGTTCGTCTGTGAGGAAATATTCTTGATTGTTTTAGATAGCTCACTGATCAATGTAGTTTGTTCTTTTAATGACTGAAGAGCTTGCATATTTTCTTTAGACTTTGCAACAACCAAATCGCCAAGTTCTGTGGACACATTGTTTAACTTAGAAACTACACTCTCTGTTTTAATTTCTCGCTCTGTAATATCAGTAGCAATTTTAAGAACAGCGTCTACCCTCCGCTCTTCATTTAAGATGGGGATGTAGGTAGCTTCTAGCCAAATGAGTTTTCCATTTTTCCCTACTCTCTGTATCTTTTCTTGAAACTTCTTTCCAGCCCGTAAATTATTCCACAGTTCAACATACTCTTCGCTTTCTCTAAATTCCGCCGTACAAAATTGTTTATGCATCATATGACCTAATTCATTCACATCATAGTCTAATACCTGCGCAAAATTCTTATTTGCCCATATCACTTTGCCATTAATATCAAACTCTATCATGGCAAGATTCGTTTCAAGTGATGATAGCACAGCCGCTGAATCCAATACTTGTGTGCTTTTATTTATTGTAGTACTCA is from Bacillus sp. PK3_68 and encodes:
- a CDS encoding methyl-accepting chemotaxis protein → MSTTINKSTQVLDSAAVLSSLETNLAMIEFDINGKVIWANKNFAQVLDYDVNELGHMMHKQFCTAEFRESEEYVELWNNLRAGKKFQEKIQRVGKNGKLIWLEATYIPILNEERRVDAVLKIATDITEREIKTESVVSKLNNVSTELGDLVVAKSKENMQALQSLKEQTTLISELSKTIKNISSQTNMLALNAAIEAARAGEHGKGFKVVADEVRKLAGNVSDAIVKVNNNVENITQEVVKVSDITENLQSLVTETQLKISETMKEFKNINE